A genomic segment from Actinomycetota bacterium encodes:
- a CDS encoding AMP-binding protein produces MRKTLWDHLPPKQYLAAQEQHLVRYIHELVYPFSPYYRELFDYNRIKPGVIRTLRDLSCIPFTTKADIAPLPENPEIPFNLVLQPDLQKMSPRGTVRLKHRLMRITQGKRAYGEYLDREFLPVHYHFTVGRTALPTPILYTRYDLRRMREAGRRIFELAGLSREDMVVNAFPFAPHLAFWMTYYAAEEVGIPALHTGGGRILGTQRILDALERLRATVLTATPSYAYHLLRLAAREGRDLSRLQTLVLGGDRLPEGLKGKMLELLEKLGAERPAVISTYGFTEGRIAWSECREAALSREESSGYHLFPDMEVIEIIDPDSGVRLGDGEDGEIVYTSLEWRGSVLLRFRTGDLVKGGIRHDPCPYCGRSLPRLGLEINRSSDYKEFELTKLKGTLVDLNAFYPLLSGHKDVLEWQLEIRKHNDDPYDLDELYLHIAPAEGISKKYLERELYELLQREVEVAPTRIVFHSLQRLLQRLGLETKGREKRFLDLRPQAGREGGEGEARVEGAREREPDADQITLAVEEGEGEE; encoded by the coding sequence ATGAGAAAAACGCTATGGGACCACCTGCCGCCGAAGCAATACCTGGCGGCCCAGGAGCAGCACCTGGTGCGCTACATCCACGAGCTGGTGTACCCGTTCAGCCCCTATTACCGCGAACTCTTCGATTACAATCGCATCAAGCCCGGGGTGATCAGGACCCTGCGCGATCTCTCCTGCATCCCCTTCACCACCAAGGCGGACATCGCACCCCTCCCCGAGAACCCGGAAATACCCTTCAACCTCGTGCTGCAGCCCGACCTCCAGAAGATGAGCCCCCGCGGGACCGTGCGGCTGAAGCACCGCCTGATGCGCATCACGCAGGGCAAGAGAGCCTACGGTGAATACCTGGACAGGGAATTCCTGCCCGTGCACTATCATTTCACCGTGGGCCGCACCGCCCTTCCCACTCCCATCCTCTATACCCGTTACGACCTGCGGCGCATGCGTGAGGCGGGCAGGAGGATCTTCGAGCTCGCCGGCCTCAGCCGCGAGGACATGGTGGTGAACGCCTTCCCCTTCGCGCCCCACCTCGCCTTCTGGATGACCTACTACGCAGCCGAGGAGGTGGGCATCCCCGCCCTGCACACGGGCGGAGGGCGCATCCTGGGCACGCAGCGCATCCTGGACGCCCTGGAGCGGCTGCGGGCCACGGTGCTCACGGCCACCCCCAGCTACGCCTATCACCTCCTGCGCCTGGCGGCGCGCGAGGGACGCGACCTCTCCCGCCTGCAAACCCTGGTCCTGGGAGGCGACCGCCTCCCCGAGGGCCTGAAGGGCAAGATGCTCGAGCTGCTTGAGAAGCTGGGGGCGGAAAGGCCGGCGGTGATCTCCACCTACGGGTTCACAGAGGGCCGCATCGCCTGGAGCGAGTGCCGCGAGGCCGCGCTTTCCCGCGAGGAGAGCTCCGGCTACCATCTTTTTCCAGACATGGAGGTCATCGAGATAATCGATCCCGATAGCGGCGTGAGGCTCGGCGACGGCGAGGACGGCGAGATCGTCTACACCAGCCTGGAATGGAGGGGAAGCGTCCTCCTCCGCTTCCGCACGGGCGACCTGGTGAAAGGGGGCATAAGGCATGACCCCTGCCCCTACTGCGGCCGTTCCCTGCCGCGGCTGGGACTGGAGATCAACCGTTCCTCCGATTACAAGGAGTTCGAGCTGACCAAGCTGAAGGGCACCCTGGTGGACCTCAACGCGTTCTATCCCCTTCTCTCCGGGCACAAGGACGTCCTTGAATGGCAGCTGGAGATACGCAAGCACAACGACGACCCCTACGACCTGGACGAGCTCTACCTGCACATCGCCCCCGCCGAGGGAATTTCCAAGAAATACCTGGAAAGGGAGCTATACGAACTGCTGCAACGCGAGGTGGAGGTCGCTCCCACCCGCATCGTCTTCCACAGCCTGCAGCGCCTGCTGCAGAGGCTCGGGCTGGAGACCAAGGGGCGCGAGAAGCGCTTCCTGGACCTGCGGCCGCAAGCAGGCCGGGAGGGCGGGGAGGGTGAAGCCCGCGTGGAGGGCGCCCGGGAACGGGAACCGGACGCCGACCAGATCACGCTGGCGGTGGAGGAAGGTGAGGGCGAGGAGTAG